From the Sphingobacteriaceae bacterium genome, one window contains:
- a CDS encoding DUF1806 family protein, whose product MQPIEPAAVARHLQDFIGKEVYFHVETTQGAYTKGTTGAFARNVTARVRRAGVAGEGPYRVGVKIDHGWVYAEGLTHWQRDDQGRLLLAGHDDEGHLTVALQLSLQPFPMEGLDDD is encoded by the coding sequence ATGCAGCCCATCGAACCTGCCGCCGTCGCCCGGCACCTGCAAGATTTTATCGGTAAAGAAGTCTATTTTCACGTGGAAACGACCCAAGGAGCCTATACAAAGGGCACCACGGGCGCCTTCGCCCGCAATGTGACGGCCCGTGTGCGGCGGGCGGGGGTGGCCGGCGAGGGCCCCTACCGGGTCGGCGTGAAAATCGACCACGGCTGGGTGTACGCCGAGGGCCTCACCCACTGGCAGCGAGATGACCAGGGGCGCCTGCTCCTGGCGGGCCATGATGATGAGGGGCATCTGACGGTGGCCCTGCAGTTGAGCCTACAACCGTTTCCCATGGAGGGGTTAGATGACGACTGA